Proteins found in one Chitinispirillum alkaliphilum genomic segment:
- a CDS encoding Chorismate synthase gives MYNTFGNYLRVTTFGESHSKAVGAILDGVPPRISLTEDDIQPQLARRRPGQSQLSTPRNEMDAVSILSGVENGVTLGTPVSLLVHNKDQRPGDYKNTAAIPRPSHADYAYQKKYGITASSGGGRASARETIGRVAAGAIAEKILNLANDIEIVAWVSSIGTITSQKVDMGNISREMVDQYPTRCPDKQTSQMMEKALIEAKESSDSLGGTVSCVVRNVPAGLGEPVFGKLEALLAQAMLSIPATKGFEIGSGFEAARMSGSEHNDPFCLKNSRLGTVTNYSGGVQGGISNGEPIYFRIAFKPPPTIAKPQKTVDYEGNEVVFEAKGRHDPCVVYRAVPVVEAMTALVIGDLCLGQKSIQF, from the coding sequence ATGTACAACACATTTGGCAATTACCTTAGGGTTACAACTTTTGGCGAGTCACACAGTAAAGCCGTAGGAGCCATACTGGATGGTGTCCCTCCCCGCATATCTCTCACAGAAGATGATATACAGCCTCAATTGGCAAGAAGACGACCCGGGCAGAGTCAATTGAGCACTCCACGAAATGAGATGGACGCAGTTTCAATACTCTCGGGTGTTGAAAATGGTGTTACGCTTGGTACTCCTGTCTCTCTGCTTGTACATAACAAGGATCAGCGGCCGGGTGATTATAAAAATACTGCAGCCATCCCCCGTCCATCACATGCAGATTATGCATATCAAAAAAAATATGGCATTACAGCATCAAGTGGGGGCGGAAGGGCCAGTGCACGTGAAACGATAGGCCGGGTTGCAGCAGGAGCAATCGCAGAAAAAATACTTAATCTGGCAAATGATATTGAAATCGTGGCCTGGGTGAGTTCTATTGGTACTATAACCTCTCAGAAAGTTGATATGGGAAATATCAGCCGTGAAATGGTTGACCAATATCCAACGAGGTGTCCTGATAAGCAAACATCACAAATGATGGAAAAGGCACTTATAGAAGCCAAAGAATCATCAGATTCATTGGGCGGAACGGTGAGTTGTGTAGTGAGAAATGTCCCTGCCGGATTGGGTGAACCGGTATTTGGTAAGCTGGAAGCCCTGCTCGCTCAGGCTATGCTTTCCATACCCGCTACCAAGGGCTTTGAGATCGGATCTGGTTTTGAGGCAGCACGAATGAGCGGCTCAGAACACAACGACCCTTTCTGTCTTAAAAACAGTAGACTTGGTACAGTAACAAATTACAGCGGAGGTGTTCAGGGTGGAATTTCCAATGGTGAACCGATATATTTCCGCATCGCTTTTAAACCTCCACCGACCATTGCAAAACCACAAAAAACAGTAGATTATGAAGGAAATGAGGTAGTGTTCGAAGCTAAAGGGCGACATGATCCCTGTGTGGTATACAGAGCTGTTCCGGTTGTAGAAGCTATGACCGCCCTTGTTATTGGTGACCTCTGCCTGGGTCAAAAGTCAATTCAGTTTTGA
- a CDS encoding Lauroyl/myristoyl acyltransferase (Lauroyl/myristoyl acyltransferase involved in lipid A biosynthesis (Lauroyl/myristoyl acyltransferase)) produces MITDTLSTIVFILSKKKRDGVKRNLRLILKTKITAKDVWKVFQEYGRYWADLPNAYTSFSDATKIFQGDKLPAPDSNFLGITFHLGNFELFGTIICQNHNQKLNVVAERLKPEFLSNYFKEKRSLYNMETISHDDLRNIIKTLKHGKGLGILADRLISGNGVEARLFGEKVTMPLNLVEYAIKEKIPIYISYCVKDRQKFRIFCKKLDESTDFPKAVNTITETLENAVTEYPYQWHVLSPIC; encoded by the coding sequence TTGATAACCGATACACTTTCAACCATAGTTTTTATATTAAGTAAAAAGAAAAGAGATGGGGTAAAAAGAAACCTAAGATTAATTTTAAAAACTAAAATTACTGCAAAGGATGTATGGAAAGTGTTCCAGGAATATGGTAGGTACTGGGCAGACCTTCCAAACGCCTACACTTCTTTTTCTGATGCTACCAAGATTTTTCAGGGTGATAAACTTCCTGCACCTGACTCCAATTTTCTGGGTATCACTTTTCATCTTGGTAATTTTGAACTCTTCGGTACTATTATATGTCAAAACCACAACCAGAAACTAAACGTTGTGGCAGAGCGACTTAAGCCAGAATTCCTCAGTAATTACTTTAAAGAGAAGCGCTCTCTTTACAATATGGAAACAATCTCTCATGATGACCTGCGCAACATTATAAAAACACTTAAACATGGTAAAGGTCTGGGGATCCTTGCCGATCGACTGATTTCCGGAAACGGCGTCGAAGCGAGGTTATTTGGAGAAAAAGTCACCATGCCACTAAACCTGGTTGAGTATGCGATAAAGGAGAAAATTCCGATCTATATTTCATACTGTGTCAAAGACAGACAGAAATTCAGGATATTTTGCAAAAAGCTGGATGAAAGCACCGATTTTCCCAAAGCTGTGAACACAATAACTGAAACACTTGAAAACGCCGTTACAGAGTACCCGTATCAGTGGCACGTGCTCTCACCAATTTGCTGA
- a CDS encoding Glycosyl transferase, group 1 → MKIGIVSPYFYPWYGGITEHVYHQYMELKKRGHTVKMISPFDGGERVADKSDIIKLGNPVPLIVNGSVVKIPILGRSKKAIDKIITREQFDLLHLHQPLFCLLGISFLQRIIQRQKKGLPVPKIAGTFHACGGATERFLINRIGLFFKKFRNQFDAKIAVSIASRDFVLPVLPGNYDIIANGVDIERFSNHPSTIPEYNDGVCNILFVGRLEPRKGLTSLLQSLSFIKKYTDKKFRLIVVGNGVLTNFYKQKIPPCCVDNVCFVGDVSFNDLPSYYKSAQIFCSPATDRESFGIVLIEAMASGVPIVAANNDGYRKVIKDEVNGLLVDPENPEALAKSLARLIGSERDRTKLSKQGKLDCVEYSWMNIVDKLECIYNNVLSQSLSSNIETKSGKKTNAQKKYVYR, encoded by the coding sequence ATGAAAATCGGAATTGTGTCACCCTATTTTTACCCATGGTATGGAGGAATCACAGAGCATGTGTATCATCAGTATATGGAATTGAAAAAACGGGGCCATACTGTGAAGATGATCTCTCCTTTCGATGGTGGGGAGAGGGTAGCAGATAAAAGCGATATTATAAAACTTGGCAATCCCGTACCACTTATTGTAAATGGCTCTGTTGTGAAAATTCCTATACTGGGAAGAAGTAAAAAAGCGATTGACAAAATTATTACACGGGAGCAGTTCGATCTTCTGCACCTGCATCAACCACTCTTCTGCCTGCTCGGCATTTCCTTTTTACAAAGAATAATTCAAAGACAAAAAAAAGGTCTGCCAGTTCCAAAAATAGCAGGTACTTTTCACGCATGTGGTGGGGCAACAGAACGTTTTCTGATAAACCGCATAGGTTTATTTTTCAAAAAGTTCAGAAACCAGTTCGATGCCAAAATTGCAGTATCAATAGCATCAAGAGATTTTGTACTCCCGGTTTTGCCAGGGAATTATGATATTATAGCCAATGGTGTCGATATAGAACGGTTTTCAAACCACCCCTCAACTATTCCGGAATATAATGATGGAGTATGTAACATTTTGTTTGTGGGACGTTTAGAACCGAGAAAAGGACTTACATCCCTTCTTCAATCGCTTTCATTTATCAAAAAATACACCGATAAAAAATTTCGCCTGATTGTAGTAGGAAACGGCGTTCTGACCAACTTTTACAAACAGAAAATTCCACCTTGCTGTGTGGATAATGTCTGTTTTGTGGGAGATGTTTCCTTCAATGATTTGCCATCATATTATAAAAGTGCTCAAATTTTCTGTTCACCGGCTACAGACCGGGAAAGTTTTGGAATCGTGTTAATTGAAGCAATGGCTTCTGGTGTTCCGATTGTAGCTGCCAACAATGATGGCTACAGGAAAGTCATAAAAGATGAAGTGAATGGTTTGCTTGTAGACCCTGAAAATCCCGAAGCTCTGGCAAAAAGTCTTGCTCGTTTAATTGGCTCTGAGCGCGACAGGACAAAACTTTCCAAACAGGGAAAGTTGGATTGTGTGGAGTACAGCTGGATGAATATTGTAGATAAACTTGAGTGTATCTACAACAATGTGCTATCTCAGAGTCTATCATCCAATATAGAAACAAAAAGTGGTAAAAAAACAAATGCACAGAAAAAATATGTTTACAGATAA
- a CDS encoding 5'-nucleotidase yields MVILTGETHAMLYPCECHDSPGGGIAQRAFLLQELADKQQMLLLDAGGFSAGSMYDLYTEGRKNDSIRTIKTIRAMGQIGYDAVAIGDDDLQYGGKWLISQAQKAGVPLLSANSFLEDGSYLAKPYRIVEKGGITFGITAVTTAEELFSTDKSITIMDPISSISLIWDQMHKESDYQIILSHLGEESVEDLIENFPNTLIIGNGHRKSSTQPSYGINNTSVIQFSFQGKSLSMLKLENSEKGLIPLYSRWIPVSAGMKAHSGVASMLDEISLQDAQTVYDLYLMSMCQFGIDALYEFMNFQMKTGVENWNIWFVGSVEEDLTLRALNGEMEIEDQMLWLGVRELYPHLFPQFLHQRSASFATTRQLISSLNMDVNKINQWKEEHGDRSLRAHFLRSMRLQINASPTLFINNNYFGGMITSENLLVHECRNNVQINQLCQFVPECFTDMDCVNPGLLGKCVPDEKKGGICEFRQDVSFSIRVVVADTSYSNPEDNLIRKLINLFPSAETELIEMGSQAGLDLLHRYKPNALPFFIFDSAIKNAYNFPSVAGDFYEKDGSFFLNDGVIITNYLLGRENTTGQNVKLFLDPAMPNLNNVLNTIKGASFPLEQITVRPIIIAPSEKNELSDYEQEIWEEAARWLILSDHYPHKFCDYLSKFADKPDSLDWVHLIDSLGIEQNDFKKHFERRGEFLRNFISRTSCFNFSHPVTLVINNKHIIPLRSEKELLEYFYMLVESEG; encoded by the coding sequence ATGGTTATACTCACCGGAGAAACCCATGCAATGCTCTACCCCTGTGAATGTCACGATTCTCCCGGGGGAGGAATAGCACAAAGAGCATTCCTGCTGCAGGAACTCGCTGATAAACAGCAGATGCTGCTCCTTGATGCAGGGGGATTCTCAGCTGGCTCTATGTACGATTTGTATACAGAGGGGCGGAAAAACGATTCCATACGAACAATCAAAACCATAAGGGCAATGGGTCAGATTGGCTATGATGCTGTAGCAATCGGGGATGATGACCTGCAGTATGGAGGAAAATGGCTTATATCACAAGCTCAAAAAGCAGGGGTTCCGCTGCTCAGCGCAAATTCCTTTCTTGAAGACGGCTCTTACCTTGCAAAGCCTTACAGAATAGTTGAAAAAGGGGGAATCACGTTTGGAATAACTGCTGTAACAACTGCAGAAGAGCTTTTTTCGACCGATAAATCAATCACCATTATGGATCCCATCTCTTCCATTTCCCTCATATGGGATCAGATGCACAAAGAATCCGATTACCAGATAATTTTATCACATTTGGGTGAAGAGAGTGTTGAGGATTTGATTGAAAATTTCCCAAACACATTAATAATTGGTAATGGCCATCGGAAATCCTCAACCCAGCCATCTTATGGCATAAACAATACCTCTGTGATTCAGTTCTCCTTTCAGGGGAAATCTCTCTCAATGTTAAAGTTAGAAAATTCAGAAAAAGGGCTTATTCCTTTATATAGTCGCTGGATACCGGTATCTGCAGGTATGAAAGCTCATAGCGGTGTGGCTTCAATGCTGGATGAAATCTCACTGCAGGATGCTCAAACGGTTTATGATCTCTACCTCATGAGTATGTGTCAGTTTGGAATTGATGCACTGTACGAATTTATGAATTTCCAAATGAAAACAGGGGTTGAAAACTGGAATATATGGTTTGTAGGCTCAGTTGAAGAGGATTTGACGTTAAGAGCGCTTAATGGTGAGATGGAGATTGAAGATCAGATGTTATGGCTTGGGGTTAGAGAGCTTTATCCACATCTTTTCCCTCAGTTTCTTCACCAAAGGTCAGCTTCCTTTGCCACCACAAGACAGCTGATTTCAAGCTTAAACATGGATGTTAACAAGATAAACCAATGGAAAGAAGAGCATGGGGATAGAAGTTTGCGGGCACACTTTCTCCGTTCAATGCGTCTCCAGATAAATGCATCACCCACATTGTTTATCAATAACAACTATTTTGGCGGAATGATAACATCTGAAAATCTTCTGGTACACGAATGCCGGAACAATGTACAGATAAATCAGCTGTGCCAATTTGTCCCGGAATGCTTCACTGATATGGATTGCGTGAATCCGGGTTTGCTGGGGAAGTGTGTACCTGATGAGAAAAAGGGGGGGATCTGTGAGTTCCGCCAGGATGTTTCTTTTTCGATACGTGTAGTTGTCGCCGACACTTCTTATTCTAATCCGGAAGACAATCTTATAAGAAAGCTAATCAACCTTTTTCCTTCGGCAGAAACAGAGCTTATAGAAATGGGTTCACAAGCTGGGCTGGATCTGTTACACCGCTATAAGCCAAACGCTCTGCCGTTCTTTATTTTTGATTCGGCCATAAAAAACGCCTATAATTTTCCCTCTGTGGCAGGCGATTTTTATGAGAAAGATGGATCATTCTTTCTCAATGATGGGGTAATTATCACTAACTACCTGCTCGGCAGAGAAAATACAACTGGTCAAAATGTGAAACTTTTTCTCGATCCCGCTATGCCCAATTTAAACAATGTGCTGAACACAATTAAAGGGGCCAGTTTCCCATTGGAACAGATCACTGTAAGACCGATCATTATTGCCCCTTCGGAAAAAAATGAATTATCTGATTATGAACAGGAGATTTGGGAAGAAGCTGCACGATGGCTGATCCTTTCGGACCATTATCCCCACAAATTCTGTGATTATTTATCTAAGTTTGCAGATAAACCGGACTCACTTGACTGGGTACACTTAATTGACTCATTAGGCATAGAACAAAATGATTTCAAAAAACATTTTGAGCGCAGGGGTGAGTTTCTAAGAAATTTTATCAGCAGAACCTCATGCTTTAATTTCTCACACCCGGTTACTCTTGTTATCAACAACAAACATATCATTCCACTGCGAAGTGAAAAAGAGTTGTTGGAATATTTCTATATGCTTGTAGAATCAGAAGGTTAG
- a CDS encoding putative transporter: MPQFDQKDTEILKNLSTKIDRRSSYRSFFWLLLATGLMFLLVAGKSLLIPLFLAVFIWYLINVLSKVFEQLPLGKKIKVPYPLAFIAALFTIAGFVYFVVNLISSNIAELVNMAPVYQRNLEGVVERIFSTIPLDEPMTLRRLIRDVNLSSLAPVVAREITGFLGRGGIVIIYVLFLFLEQRSFTPKFLALVKNPKKQTEFKKLIQRIDADIRLYVGIKTLASMTTGVFSYLIFLMVGLDFASFWAFTIFLLNYIPTVGSIIATIFPSLLALMQFETLTPFFVLIIGVTSVQQFIGSFLEPRFMGDRLNLSPLVILLSLALWGRIWGAPGMLFCVPITSIAMIILSHFPQTKKVAIILSRNGIVEDDPDTEQQPENKENNEQEKLPTS, from the coding sequence ATGCCACAGTTCGATCAGAAGGATACCGAGATCTTAAAAAATCTCTCCACCAAAATTGATAGAAGAAGCAGTTACAGATCTTTTTTTTGGCTTTTGCTGGCAACCGGGCTTATGTTTTTGTTAGTTGCCGGTAAGAGTCTGCTCATACCACTTTTTCTCGCAGTTTTCATCTGGTATCTGATAAATGTTCTCTCAAAGGTTTTTGAACAGTTACCTCTGGGAAAAAAAATAAAAGTTCCCTACCCGCTTGCTTTCATAGCAGCTTTATTCACGATTGCCGGGTTTGTCTATTTTGTTGTGAATCTGATATCTTCCAACATTGCGGAGCTTGTGAATATGGCTCCGGTTTATCAGCGAAACCTGGAAGGGGTAGTTGAGCGGATATTTTCCACCATTCCACTTGATGAACCTATGACTCTGCGCAGACTGATAAGAGATGTCAATCTGAGTTCTTTGGCTCCGGTTGTAGCAAGGGAGATAACCGGTTTTCTTGGAAGGGGCGGAATAGTAATAATTTATGTGCTTTTCCTTTTTCTGGAGCAGAGAAGTTTTACCCCCAAATTCCTCGCTTTGGTCAAAAACCCAAAAAAGCAAACTGAGTTTAAAAAACTTATTCAGCGAATAGATGCAGATATCAGGTTATATGTAGGGATTAAGACACTGGCAAGTATGACTACCGGAGTTTTCAGCTATTTGATTTTCCTGATGGTAGGTCTTGATTTTGCCAGTTTCTGGGCCTTTACCATCTTTTTACTTAATTACATTCCTACTGTGGGTTCAATAATTGCCACGATTTTCCCTTCACTGTTGGCTCTTATGCAATTTGAGACTCTGACCCCATTTTTCGTTTTGATAATTGGTGTTACATCTGTTCAGCAGTTTATTGGCAGTTTTCTTGAGCCGCGGTTCATGGGTGATCGTCTGAATTTAAGCCCCCTCGTAATTTTGCTCTCTCTCGCATTGTGGGGGCGTATATGGGGAGCACCCGGAATGTTATTTTGTGTTCCGATCACCTCTATTGCAATGATTATCCTCTCCCATTTTCCCCAAACAAAAAAAGTGGCCATAATACTCTCAAGAAATGGAATAGTTGAGGACGATCCTGATACAGAGCAACAACCTGAAAACAAAGAGAATAATGAGCAGGAAAAATTACCCACCTCATAA
- a CDS encoding Sensory box histidine kinase, with translation MLPLLVSYRTENIQVIYVTLGVCGLFQIVGYFLSPSIGILAAVTIINRVLGFLTLVLFTIVIVNLVKSKIKLYDYAEEVKLTNRELEAFSYSVSHDLRNPLSTVRGYAALLTENCSNALDSEGRGFLDMISMGLNKMEDLISDLLNLSKISARDLNTSEIDLTQLAKEITEELFKEEPSRNMEIKIEEGMRLTADPNLLRIGLYNLLSNSWKYTAVKEKGVIEVGCVSKPDGKIFFIKDNGAGFDMKYSSKLFEPFKRLHSEKDFPGTGIGLPIVMRVIRKHGGKIWAEGVPGKGAVFYFSLPQTYF, from the coding sequence GTGCTGCCTCTTTTGGTCTCTTACCGAACCGAAAATATACAGGTTATTTATGTCACACTTGGTGTTTGTGGGTTGTTTCAGATAGTGGGTTATTTCCTCTCTCCATCGATAGGAATATTGGCAGCAGTCACTATAATAAACAGAGTTCTGGGGTTTTTGACTCTGGTACTGTTTACCATTGTAATCGTTAACCTGGTCAAATCCAAAATAAAACTTTACGATTATGCAGAAGAGGTAAAGTTAACAAACAGAGAGTTGGAAGCATTTTCCTATTCAGTTTCCCATGATCTGAGAAATCCCCTCAGCACTGTTAGGGGATATGCAGCCCTCTTAACAGAAAATTGCAGCAATGCTCTTGATTCAGAGGGAAGAGGTTTTCTTGATATGATAAGTATGGGTTTAAACAAAATGGAGGATTTGATCTCAGATCTTCTCAATCTTTCCAAAATTTCAGCCAGAGATCTCAATACCAGTGAAATCGATTTAACCCAGCTGGCTAAGGAAATAACCGAAGAACTGTTTAAAGAGGAACCTTCCAGAAATATGGAAATAAAAATAGAAGAGGGGATGAGATTAACGGCCGACCCGAACCTCTTACGGATTGGGTTGTATAATCTGCTGAGCAATTCCTGGAAGTATACTGCGGTTAAAGAAAAAGGTGTCATAGAAGTGGGATGTGTCAGTAAACCAGATGGTAAAATCTTTTTCATTAAAGACAACGGGGCTGGATTTGACATGAAATACTCTTCAAAGCTGTTTGAACCATTCAAGCGGCTGCATTCAGAAAAAGATTTCCCAGGCACAGGAATTGGTCTTCCCATTGTTATGAGGGTTATTCGAAAGCATGGAGGAAAAATATGGGCAGAAGGAGTGCCGGGAAAAGGAGCAGTGTTTTATTTTTCCCTGCCACAAACTTATTTTTAA
- a CDS encoding Glutamine synthetase type III, GlnN, translated as MSSRSDVTQTIETISVKKNLETAPVSSYYGINTFSELAMHKMVSDKTFKAFKKWQEEGSVITSQQADEIAHAMKEWAISKGATTYTHWFQPMTGLTAEKHDSFISMNDNCSVIEKFTGNNLIQGEPDASSFPSGGIRATFEARGYTAWDPSSPAFITEVEHGKTLCIPSIFISYTGEALDKKLPLLRSENAINCAAMEILKLFGHKDVKHVISTSGAEQEYFLIDASYYKMRSDLILTGRTIIGAPSPKGQQLEDQYFGSIKERMLNYMNEVSEEAYKLGIPVTTRHNEVAPHQYEFAPIYEKSNLAADNNQLLMDVMKKVALRHNLVCLLHEKPFAGVNGSGKHLNWSLSDDKGNNLLNPGETPEDNLIFLTVLVAVIHAVYNHSDLLRASVASAGNEHRLGANEAPPAIISIYLGEQLTKIVNMIESGKIEKAQKQDLIDLGVSLLPKFIKDTTDRNRTSPFAFTGQKFEFRALGSSMNVSTAIAILNTIVADSLNIISRRIEAENKSLDFNSSVLKVLAGIISESKSILFEGNNYSDEWVNEAAKRGLPNRSSSPEALRAFITTKSIDLFERQKVLSRVELNSRYSIWLEMYVKMLDIEARTMLEIVNTQVLPSAYSYQTELAGGLELLRDLSDDTTVNIINGALADRKEVFENLTADIYYVRKNLKEMQPLLEKGETMSLEEKAQFYYSEIKPHMEHIRRHVDALESVMPDELWHLPKYRELLFNS; from the coding sequence ATGAGCAGCCGAAGTGATGTTACACAGACGATCGAGACGATATCTGTCAAAAAAAATCTCGAAACAGCGCCAGTCTCAAGCTACTATGGGATCAACACATTCAGTGAACTGGCAATGCACAAAATGGTTTCAGACAAAACATTTAAGGCATTCAAAAAGTGGCAGGAAGAGGGAAGTGTCATCACCTCCCAGCAGGCAGATGAGATTGCCCATGCGATGAAAGAGTGGGCAATCTCTAAAGGCGCAACCACCTACACTCACTGGTTTCAGCCTATGACGGGTTTAACTGCAGAGAAACATGACAGTTTCATCTCCATGAATGACAATTGCAGTGTAATAGAAAAATTTACCGGAAACAATCTGATACAGGGGGAACCGGACGCATCATCATTTCCATCGGGAGGAATACGGGCCACATTTGAAGCACGGGGATACACAGCCTGGGACCCCTCTTCTCCAGCATTTATAACCGAGGTTGAGCATGGAAAGACTCTCTGTATACCCAGTATTTTCATATCCTACACGGGTGAAGCGCTCGATAAGAAACTGCCTCTTCTAAGAAGTGAAAATGCCATAAACTGTGCTGCAATGGAAATCCTTAAGCTGTTTGGGCACAAAGATGTAAAACATGTGATTTCAACCAGTGGTGCTGAGCAGGAATACTTTTTAATCGATGCTTCATATTACAAAATGCGCTCAGATCTTATTCTCACCGGTAGGACTATTATCGGTGCCCCGTCTCCAAAGGGACAGCAGCTTGAAGACCAGTATTTTGGCTCTATCAAGGAGCGCATGCTTAATTACATGAATGAGGTCTCAGAGGAGGCGTATAAACTTGGCATTCCCGTGACCACCCGTCATAACGAAGTCGCACCTCATCAGTATGAGTTTGCTCCAATCTATGAAAAATCAAATCTTGCTGCAGACAACAATCAGCTATTAATGGATGTCATGAAAAAGGTGGCTTTGAGACATAATCTTGTCTGCCTCCTTCATGAAAAGCCTTTTGCAGGAGTTAACGGCAGCGGTAAGCATCTGAACTGGTCACTTTCGGACGATAAGGGGAACAATCTTTTAAATCCCGGAGAAACTCCCGAAGACAATCTGATCTTTCTGACAGTGCTTGTTGCAGTAATCCATGCGGTATACAACCACTCTGATCTGCTCCGGGCCTCGGTAGCTTCAGCAGGAAATGAGCACAGATTGGGGGCAAACGAGGCACCCCCCGCAATAATAAGCATATATCTGGGTGAGCAGCTGACAAAGATAGTAAATATGATTGAAAGTGGTAAGATCGAAAAAGCACAAAAACAGGACCTGATAGATCTTGGAGTAAGTCTGCTGCCAAAATTTATAAAAGACACCACAGACAGAAACAGGACATCGCCGTTCGCATTCACCGGACAGAAATTTGAGTTCAGGGCTCTTGGAAGTTCAATGAATGTTTCAACTGCAATTGCAATTCTTAATACTATAGTGGCAGATTCACTCAATATCATATCGCGGCGCATTGAAGCTGAAAACAAAAGTTTGGATTTCAACTCAAGTGTTCTTAAGGTCCTGGCCGGCATAATTTCAGAATCAAAATCGATTCTTTTTGAGGGAAATAACTACTCAGATGAATGGGTGAATGAAGCGGCTAAACGCGGTTTGCCAAACAGATCTTCATCACCCGAAGCGCTCAGGGCTTTTATTACCACAAAATCAATTGATCTTTTCGAAAGGCAAAAAGTTCTCTCAAGAGTGGAGCTAAATTCCAGATATTCAATTTGGCTTGAGATGTATGTAAAAATGCTTGATATCGAAGCACGTACAATGTTGGAAATCGTGAACACTCAGGTGCTTCCTTCGGCTTACAGTTATCAGACTGAACTTGCCGGTGGGCTTGAGCTTTTGCGGGATCTCAGTGATGACACAACTGTTAACATCATCAATGGTGCCCTTGCAGACAGAAAGGAAGTTTTTGAAAACCTTACTGCAGACATCTATTATGTAAGAAAAAATCTCAAGGAAATGCAGCCTCTGCTTGAAAAGGGGGAGACTATGAGTCTGGAGGAAAAGGCTCAGTTCTATTACTCAGAGATTAAACCTCATATGGAGCACATTCGCCGGCATGTGGATGCACTTGAATCTGTTATGCCTGATGAACTCTGGCACCTGCCAAAGTACAGAGAACTGCTCTTTAATTCATAA